The DNA sequence ctttcctgtggcggtcctcatgagagccagttttgtCATAGCGCTTGGtgtttgcgactgcatttgaagaaactttcaaagttcttaatgttccttattgattgaccttcatgtcttaatgtaatggactgttgtttctcttttttcttatttgagctgttcttgccataatatggacttggtcttttactacatagggctatcttctgtataccatccataccttgtcacaacccaactgattggctcaaacgtattaagaaggaaagaaattccacatattcacttttaacaaggcactcctgttaattgagatgcattccaggtgactacctcgtgaagctggttgagagaatgccaagtgtgcaaaactgtcatcaaggcaaagggtggctactttgaagaatctcaaatataaaatatattttgatttgtgtaaaacttatggttactacatgattccatatgtgttatttcatagttttgatgttttcactattattttacaatgtagaaaatagtaaaaaataaagaaacccttgactggtactgtgtgtatatataaatctaaCCAATTTACAGTATGGTCCTCCAGGCCTCGTTGAAGACAGAATGCGGCCCCGGGGCAAAATTACCTCtgttctaatgcctcttaagggtaAAGTGATCAGATTACCTTACTGGGTTTGGGTAACctaaaagttacgttactgattaacAATTTTGGACTGTTAACTAGTAACTATAATTGggaacatttagaaagtaaccgtGGTCCGTGTCATGGTTAATTTTATAAGGAGAATTTTAGTTTgcgtttacttcctgaattgactgacttGAAATGGGAATTGACCCCCAAACTTGGACTACCCCTCACCTGATACTATAGTGAGTCCTTGTTTTTTTCCCATCTTGGAATGGGAATAGGGGTAAAGCAGTATATAAATTACCTTCACACAGGCTAGCAAGATGCTTATTACAATGGAGCATTGTCACAGTTCAGCTGCTCACCCTCACAGAAATACTCACTATTTCACCACTAGTTGCAATTGATGTAGGATTTGTTTACTTGCAAGTTGTCTTCCACATGGTGTTTTTGTATAGGAGTTTTTTTTACTACATATTGAAATGTAATTTCTAGGCCGGGTAACTAACTATAAAGCACGTTGTTACAGTTGggtgtaaaaatggctttataataAATGACATTTGATTTTAAATTTGCTTTGTGCTGTTTCACTGTGTATGGTAACTGTTTCAGCGTAATATTTTCCTAACATTTAACCTTTCATTTATCTGGTTCAGTATTGATGTTAATTGTATGCTTTAGCTTTTCTAATATTGAGCACTTTTCTTTTATCTTCTTGTCCCAGGACCTTCATGGGGAAATCCTTGCGGCCATATCCGGTTCACTGATGTCACGTCCTCTCCTGGTGTTTGAGAAGAAGAAACCCATTCCCCTCGAACTGTTCACACCAAAGATTGTAGAAGTGTGAGTGAGACCTCTAAATTCAGTTATTTGTGTGGAGAAAAAGAAAGCGATTGTATTCCCTTGTAATGTTATCTTCGATCCAAGATTGTAGTGTGAGACTCATCTTCAGTTATTTGCGTAGCATTACCCCCCCCTGAAGATTTAATtttttatataacctttatttaactaggcaagttagttaaggaacaaattcttatttatgatggcctactggggaacagtgggtttaactgccttgttcaggggcaaaatgacagattttcaccttgtcagctcggggattcgatctagcaacctttcgggtactggcccaacgctctaaccactaggctacctgccaccccagattAAGATTAAGATAGAGAAGGATTGTAATTCCCTTGTAGTGTCACATGCACCCATTTGGCTTACATCATAGATTGTAGAAAGATTGTGTGAAACTAAATTCCTTTATGTATAACAAACGCCTATGAAAATTGGAGTACAAAAGAACTATGTTCCCCTGTAATGTCAGCTTCCATTTTGTAAACCTCTCAATTCCAGGCTGGACTATGGGAAAAAGCGAGGGAACacaaaggaggagagggagaaggaaaggtTGAACCACAAGTATAAGAAAGAGTTCAAGGGAGCTCTGAGAGAGATCCGTAAAGACACCCGCTTCCTGGCCCGAGAGAAACTCAACGAGGTCATGGGCAGGTCTGTATGACATTACATATACTTATCACTATAACTAACACATGCCAGAGTCTGGTCTAGTGGTAGCGCTGCCAACTCCTGACTACATACCCCTTGGTGATGGGTATTTGAGCCCTGTCTTGGCCACTTTCCATTCTGTGCCCTTCACCTTTCTACTACCCCCCCGCTTAACCTTTGttcttttataaaaaaaatactcaGAAATATATGGACTTTTTTCATGTGCAGATGACCTGATATTTTTTTGCTTCCCTCTTTGTGTGTAGGGAtgcggagaggaagaggaaggtgaAGGAGCTGTTTGGCAGTCTGGCCACCCAGGAGGGGGAGTGGAAGGCTCTGAAGAGAAGGAAGAACAGCAGACACTGACCTATTCAAAACGGCTTTGTATTGTCAGTTACAAACTTTGTAGTATTTTCTATTAtacttttgttttcaacattgCTAAATAAAATTGCTGAGAACAGCGTGCatgatttgtattaatttgtggatatcATCATCCTTTtcatgttatgaattacaatttgtacAATGTCACACATTTTCTAAATGTACAATGTTTctaatttgcaaaacgtacaatatgttattttACAGAActtgttacaaattccaatttgttaacgttagctaggcgtggatgctaaagttgtctgttcttagattcaaacatgcaacctttggggaGCTAGATGTTTGCATTATACACCCACCCAACCACCCTACTTCAGTTTTTGCTTTatgtgtaaccataccaaacgtaacatttcaaaaataatttcagtgtcccggatatatgtttactatgttatgtctagtctgaGACCTGTCGTGgaattattgtaatcaaaaggagACTTACATTTATTCAAAacgagtcgctctggataacagcgtctgctaaatgacgtaaatgtaaacttTATTTAATTACCGCAGTAATGGGGCTTGTCAACGAGCCCCCCCGTAGGTAATTCATTGAGATCCCAACAAGCGGATTTGAGCCACATaattttatagcaaagtccatcctcctggatgttcatgacaaacagcagatgtatggaatgggtcacaatgTTATGATTCGCATGAAAGATACTAATAATTCTCCGCAAATAGTATCGGCTGTAAAACTTCTCACTGTGTAGAGACCAGGTTCTGGCCCTGGAGCCATCTCCCCTTGGTACCCagtacagaaacattaactcatgctatgGAATGCGGTCTTGTTAGGCTTATCACCCAAAGACCACCTACATCTTCTGTcaaatctcccagaggcccactttCAGTCCAAACACATAGATTAGTgttctaaaaaaaaataaacgaTTATTTTGCATAAAACAagcatttgatgcaataacagtatTCTAAAAATCTTGTAATTCCTGTTCTGACAGATCAGCCTGGTTGACTTTGTAATCTTACCATGTACATAAAAAAAAGATGCTTTTCAAAGTAATAAACATTATCTTTGTATTTATGTTGCTTTCATTTCATGTGAGTGGAAAGGTTTTAGTGTTTCCCCACGTTTGACTGTGCCGTAACAATTAATAGTCAGGTTTTGGTTATTCTAATACAAAGTGGTTGGGAGCTCATACATCTCTGACAACCCCAGACATCATTTTAGACAAACTATTAAGAGATGAAAAATTATTACCAGAAACAAAACCCAGTTGTATGCATTCAGGTTAAGCTTTATTATGTAGTAGTGGGTATACATTTATGTAAACAGCTTCAGTTATCTTACATAAAATGGGTGAGTCACAAGGTTTAAATTAAAATAAAGGGAATGTTTTTGTTTGAGGAGTTAACCATGCATGTGAAGGGTGCTCCAACGTTCGAGAGAGGTTGACAGGGTCAGGCAGGATTTGGAGCGACCGATGACGAGGGCTGGTCGGGAGTGGAAGCTGTGATGGGTAGGATTTGGGGAGAAGGTAGGGTGCTGAGGGCCTGAGTGGGGAGTGTTGAAAGGGGTGGGTGGGGGATGTACGAGGGTTGGATGGGGGGAGATTGGGTAGGGGAGGGAGAAGTTGGCAGGGGCAATTAAGTCTGTGAGGGCTGACGGGTGGGAGAGCTGGTAGGGTGCTCAGGCAGACAGTCTGGCAGCTGTGTGGGTCTCCACACTGAGGTGGTCCTCTCTGTGACCGCTGCTACATGGAGAAGAAATAGGTTTCATATGGAGGATTGAATCAGTGTACATAGCCTGATAGTAAACAGCACAATTGAAAGTGACAATTATAAGGTGGGTACCTTTATTTGAAGTTCTCTCTCTCGAATGATATTTGGACACCTACAAATATAAATGTTTCAGTTATGCAGTATTGAAAGTGTGAACAGTGCTTTGGTATTGCAAGTAAATATTCAAATAATTAtttgatgtaaacacattttcctTTAAGCCTTAGCATCACAACAAGCCATAAAGCCATCCAGTCAGTCACACAACTTTCACTGTACCTCATTCTCTACATCAAGCACCCCTTAGACTTTGAGGACACTACTGTTACCCATCCATCGGTGATCAACCCACCTTAAGCTTCTGGCTCTTTCCCTGCCGAGATCCCCAGtctgctctcttctccctccagCAGCTTCCTGTAGACGGCTATCTCGGCATCCAGCTTCAGCTTGATGTGCAGCAGCTCCTGGTAGTCAGCCAGGTACTTGCCCATCTCCAGCTTGGTCTCGCAGAGTTGGTTTTCCAGCTGGGCAATGATGCCCTCCAGGCCTCCGACCTTATCCATGTGGGCCATCTCCATGTCCTCCAGCTGCTGCTCCAGGGCCATGTTGCGTGCCCTCAGCCCATCAATCTGGTTCTGGAGGTCTGTCACCTGGTTGTGGAAAGTGGTGATCTCTTCTTTAATCGACTTCATCTGCACTTCTTTCTTGCCGGCAACCTCTTTGAGGGTTTCGAACTTGCCCTTGTACCACTTCTCGGCTTCTTGTACATTTTTGGCCGCCACAGCCTCGATCTCGGCACGCATGTTGCGCAGATATGCGGCCAGGTCTGGGCGGTCACCGTCAATTTCCGCAGTCACCTTGGAGTCCTCGATCTGCTTCATGAGGTCGGCGACTTCCTCGTCGTGAAGCTTCTTGAGGAACTCAATCTCGGCCACCAGCTGTTCGACACGCTTTTCAAGCTCCGCCTTCTGCAGGGTGGCATTGTCTACGTCTTGACGGAACTCCCTCAGGATCATCTCTGCCTCCTCTGGAGATGGATAAACGGGGGAGATGAGTAGATGTTTATAAACATTACAACAACAATGTTATTATAGTATTGGGATCAGATTCACTTGGTGTATGTAGACAATACATTGGCTGATCATACACCCCTACGAGTACAAGAAATCTCAATCAACCAACGGTATGTCTAGAAACATTGTGTAGTCAAATTTGGCATTTTGATTATTCAAGGAACAAAATTATAACTAGAAATCCTGCGTTCTTCATGGAAATTTGGTTTATATCATCATACAATAATGTCAATATAGAAGACGATCGAGATCAGTAGATCTCCCCAGCCAGTGATCAGTGTGGGACTGGTACCATACCTTTCAGTGCCAGCTCCTCTTCCAGTTTCAGCCTCCACACCTCCACATCCTCCTCAATGTATCCCCTCTCGATATCAGCAGCTCCCTTCTCATTGGTCAAAGCTTCAATCAGCTCCCTCATCTCCTTGAACTTGAGTTCATACTCTTCTCCGATGCCGGTGGGGCCTCCTTTGAAGCGGCCCTGTAGGGCGGCGAGCTCTGCAGTCAGCTGGGCATTCCTCTGTTCAAGGGCCTGAACCTTCTCGATGTAGCCGGCGAACCTCACGTTCAGCTCCTGCATCTCCTCCTTCTCGTTGGCATGCTGCTGGTGTATCTCTGTGCCGATTTCCACGGCGGAGGACAAATTGCCGCCCTGGTACCCGGACCGTCCACGGTTGTTGTACGAGGAACCGCGACACCGGGAGGGAGAGGGGCTCTGGACCCGCATACTGCCTCGAGAGCCACTCACTTGCAGTGACTGGGATTTCTGGGAATAGGAAGCTCCTCTCATGTTTGCTTCTCAGTGTGTTACAAAGTGTGTTCTAGAATCAGATTTTGTTTCTTGAGTATAGTTCCAATTCCACCAAAAAGGATTTGAAGGCCTCTTGTGTTCTCTTTCTTTGCTGGCTGGCCCACCTTGCTACTGTACTGACAGTCTCTCAGATCGACCCGTGTCTTTTATAGGGCAACAAAGAATGTCTCGGACTCCCTTGAAACTCTCGCAGGGTTTTGACATGTTTTAAATGTGGATCATCACTCTCTTCCAAAGACCTGCAGCACAACAGtcttcattagctagctagcattgcatTGTTAGTAGCGGTGACGTGTGGAGTTTGTGCGGCCCACGCCTCCGTGTGAAATAGTGATATGAGGATGTATGCCCGCTATTTTTCACTCTTACTTAGGGCACCGCTAGGGACTCAGGAGGGTATGGAGGCCATCAAGCACATTGGGAAACACTGACGAAGTGACTGTTCTTTGGCAACAGATTTTCCTGTAAGACTTTCCAACACAGCTCTGTGTTGGTGAAGTAAACCTCTTgtattagctaacattagctatgtaTTACATAGCTAGATGTGTGGTTTGTCTATGTGggtgtatctgtatctgtgtgaTTCCTCCAGCCCAAGTTGTCAGTCCCCTGTGAGGGCTCTACattcatgtgagagacgcaggtgtagaagcacatgTCTTCACCAAATGAGGAATTAATACATTGATATACCACATGTTTAGTAGTGAGTCATGATTAGCTTGCTGCTGGCATTAGTGTGATGTGGGTGTATCTGTATGCTGCCTCCATGCCTATAGCACCATACTCATTCCATTGTGAAGGCCtcaatctttttttattttatttatttcacctttatttaaccaggtaggcaagttgagaacaagttctcatttacaattgcgacctggccaagataaagcaaagcagttcgacaacatacaacaacacagagttacacatggagtaaaacaacatacaatcaatgatgcagtagaaaaaaataagactatatacaatgtgagcaaatgatgtgagataagggaggtaaaggcaaaaatgcCATGgaggcaaagtaaataaagtatagcaagaaaaacactggaatggtagatttgtagtttgaagaaagttcaaagttaaaatataaataatatggtgcaaaggagcaaaataaataaaataaataaatacagtaggggaagaagtagtagtttgggctaaattatagatgggctatgtgcagtgatctgtgagctgctctgacagctggtgcttaaagctagtgagggagataagtgtttccagtttcagagatttttgtagttcgttccagtcattggcagcagagaactggaaggagagacgaccaaaggaggagttggctttaggggtgaccagagagatatacctgctggagcgcgtgctacaggtgggtgctgctatggtgaccaatgagcggagataaggggggactttacctagcagggtcttgtagatgacctggagccaatgtgtttggcgacgattatgaagcgaaggccagccaacgagagcgtacaggtcgcagtggtgggtagtatatggggctttggtgacaaaacggatggcactgtgatagactgcatccagcttgttgagtagggtattggaggctattttgtaaatgacatcgccgaagtcgaggattggtaggatggtcagttttacgagggtatgtttggcagcatgagtgaaggatgctttgttgcgaaataggaagccaattctagatttcactttggattggagatgattgatgtgagtctggaaggagagtttacagtctaaccagacacctaggtatttgtagttgtccacaaattctaagttagaaccgtccagagaagttatgctggacgggcgggcaggtgcaggcagcgatcgtttgaagagcatgcatttagttttacttgtgtttaggagcagttggagaccacggaaggagagttgaatggcattgaagctcgtctggagggttgttaacacagtgtccaaagaagggccagaagtgtacagaatggtgtcgtctgcgtagaggtggatcagagattcaccagcagcaagatcgacatcatttatgtatacagagaaaagagttggcccaagaattgaaccctgtgttacccccatagagactgccagaggtccagacagtaggccctccgatttgacacactgaactctgtcagagaagtagttggtgaaccaggcgacgcaatcgtttgagaaaccaaggctactgagtctgctgatgaggatgtggtgattaacagagtcaaaagctttggccaggtcaatgaatacggcagcacagtattgtttcttatcgatgtcgtttaggaccttgagcgtggctgaggtacacccatgaccagctctgaaaccagattgcatagcggagagggtgtggtgggattcgaaatagtcggtaatctgtttgttgacttggctttcgaagaccttagaaaggcagggtaggatggatataggtctgtagcaatttgggtcaagagtgtcacctcctttgaagagggggatgacagcagctgctttccaatctatgggaatctcagacgacacgaaagagaagttgaacaggctagtaataggggttgcaataatttcggcagataattttagaaagaaagggtccagattgtcaagcccagctgatttgtaggggtccagattttgcagctctttcagaacatcagctgaatggatttgggagaaggagaaatgggggaggcttgggcgagtagctgcggggggtgcagtgctgttgaatgcagtaggggtagttaggtggaaagcatggccagccgtagaaaaatgcttattgaaattctcaattatagtgggcttatcggtggtgacagagtttcctatcctcagtgcagtgggcagttgggaggaggtgttcttattctccatggactttacaatgtcccagaactttttagagttggagttgcacaaagcaaatttctgtttgaaaaagctagccttggcgtttctaactgcctgtgtgtattggtttctaacttccctaaaaagttgcatatcgcgggggcagttcgatgctaatgcagaacgccacaggatatttttgtgttggttaagggcagtcaggtctggggagaaccaagggctatagctgttcctggttctaaatttcttgaaaggggcatgcttatttaagatggagaggaaggcatttaaaaaaaataaccaggcatcctctactgatgggatgaggtcaatatccttccaggataccagggccaggtcgattagaaaggcttgctcgttgaaatgtttcagggagcgtttgacagtgatgagtggaggttgtttgaccgctgacccattacgggtgcaggcaatgaggcagtgatcgctgagatcttggttgaaaacagcagaggtgtatttagagggcacgttggttaggatgatatctatgagggtgccagtgtttgcggctttggggttgtacctggtgggttcattaataatttgtgtgagattgagggcatcaagcttggattgtagaatggctggggtgttaagcatgtcccagtttaggtcacctagtagcacgagctctgaagatagatggggggcaatcagttcacatatggtgtccacagcacagctaggggccgaggggggtctatagcaggcggcaacggtgagagacttgtttttggagaggtggatttttaaaagtagaagttcaaattgtttgggtacagacctggatagcaggacagaactctgcaggctatctctgcagtagattgcaacaccgccccctttggtcgttctatcttgtctgaaaacgttgtagttagggatgaagatttcacagtttttggtggacttcctaagccaagattc is a window from the Salmo trutta chromosome 23, fSalTru1.1, whole genome shotgun sequence genome containing:
- the LOC115159104 gene encoding vimentin-like, encoding MRGASYSQKSQSLQVSGSRGSMRVQSPSPSRCRGSSYNNRGRSGYQGGNLSSAVEIGTEIHQQHANEKEEMQELNVRFAGYIEKVQALEQRNAQLTAELAALQGRFKGGPTGIGEEYELKFKEMRELIEALTNEKGAADIERGYIEEDVEVWRLKLEEELALKEEAEMILREFRQDVDNATLQKAELEKRVEQLVAEIEFLKKLHDEEVADLMKQIEDSKVTAEIDGDRPDLAAYLRNMRAEIEAVAAKNVQEAEKWYKGKFETLKEVAGKKEVQMKSIKEEITTFHNQVTDLQNQIDGLRARNMALEQQLEDMEMAHMDKVGGLEGIIAQLENQLCETKLEMGKYLADYQELLHIKLKLDAEIAVYRKLLEGEESRLGISAGKEPEA